A section of the Clostridium sp. TW13 genome encodes:
- a CDS encoding zinc ribbon domain-containing protein, with protein MEQKICQSCGMPLEKEGLFGKNSDGSRNKDYCCYCFPDGEFSKDETMEEMIESCIQFEIEAGCPDAETARAKMMEYMPTLKRWKKN; from the coding sequence ATGGAACAAAAAATATGTCAAAGTTGTGGTATGCCTCTAGAAAAAGAAGGGCTTTTCGGAAAAAATTCAGATGGTTCAAGAAATAAAGACTATTGTTGTTACTGCTTTCCTGATGGAGAATTTTCTAAAGATGAAACTATGGAAGAAATGATAGAAAGCTGCATTCAATTTGAAATAGAGGCCGGTTGTCCAGATGCAGAAACAGCAAGAGCTAAAATGATGGAATATATGCCAACCTTAAAACGCTGGAAAAAGAATTAA
- a CDS encoding TetR/AcrR family transcriptional regulator, with the protein MSEKNNVNQRVMLTKRLISEALLEMLKTRNINKISIRELCQVAGVNRTTFYNHYGSQYDVLNEIAEAYIQNTSFTIINDLAVGKNIDECLTKVLEYIKDHVEFIKLVLDQDNYDLMNHIKISLPQFDQMVIRNLPESLELDKKKAIASYVQYGTVRLLKEWIGSDCLKSPEEEAKLILYIAGRTIGN; encoded by the coding sequence ATGTCAGAAAAAAATAATGTTAATCAGAGAGTTATGCTAACAAAGCGCTTAATCAGTGAGGCTTTATTAGAAATGTTAAAGACACGTAATATTAATAAAATATCTATACGGGAATTATGTCAAGTTGCAGGAGTTAATCGTACTACTTTCTATAATCACTATGGAAGTCAATATGATGTATTAAATGAAATTGCTGAGGCGTACATACAAAACACCTCATTTACTATTATAAATGATCTTGCTGTAGGGAAAAATATCGATGAATGTCTCACTAAGGTTCTAGAATATATAAAAGACCATGTTGAATTTATAAAACTTGTGCTAGATCAAGATAATTATGACTTAATGAATCACATCAAAATCTCACTTCCACAGTTTGATCAGATGGTCATTAGAAATCTTCCAGAGAGTCTTGAGTTGGATAAAAAGAAGGCAATTGCTTCGTATGTTCAGTATGGAACAGTAAGGCTTCTTAAAGAATGGATTGGCTCAGATTGCTTGAAATCACCAGAAGAAGAAGCAAAATTAATTTTATATATCGCTGGAAGAACAATTGGCAATTAA
- a CDS encoding sugar phosphate isomerase/epimerase family protein — MKKKIKKILTVVVVCIMLVIILIGGYEIKENIQINKIVKSHKIEQTSKQSNAIISNDKNDSKHITTAVQQIMIGTLCNNYDNALQTLLNIKAAGYEAIELNDFMIHKSSIAVKLMTSFSGMPIGNGGKLDWPKLIKESGLKVISLHSDLKSIENNAKAIADEAKSLGTDTVVITGMYKFDYSSLDEVEKLAQRLNQAGKVLSKEGIHLLYHNHNCELQKVTPEKTAYDIITRKTNSEYVNFEFDSYWMTDGGANVPALMEQLGSRIKLWHINDRGCSKSGPYMTPILEENATELGHGNIDLDTLSAIAIKNGVEGVVLETHKNWVDNDPIKSIQVSAEYMKKKFANK, encoded by the coding sequence ATGAAAAAAAAGATAAAAAAGATATTAACAGTAGTAGTTGTGTGTATTATGCTTGTGATAATACTCATTGGAGGTTATGAAATCAAAGAAAATATCCAAATTAACAAAATTGTGAAATCACATAAAATAGAACAAACATCAAAGCAGAGCAATGCTATAATAAGCAATGACAAGAATGATTCTAAGCATATTACAACTGCAGTTCAGCAGATCATGATAGGAACACTGTGTAATAATTACGATAATGCTTTACAAACATTACTAAATATCAAAGCTGCTGGTTATGAAGCTATCGAATTAAATGATTTTATGATTCACAAGTCTTCTATTGCAGTAAAACTAATGACAAGTTTCTCGGGAATGCCTATTGGAAATGGTGGCAAGCTTGATTGGCCAAAGCTGATCAAAGAAAGTGGACTAAAAGTCATAAGTCTGCACAGTGATCTGAAAAGCATCGAGAATAATGCTAAAGCTATAGCAGATGAAGCTAAAAGTCTAGGAACAGATACTGTAGTTATTACTGGTATGTACAAATTTGATTATAGCAGTTTAGATGAGGTGGAAAAGCTTGCCCAACGTCTGAATCAAGCTGGAAAAGTTCTTTCGAAGGAAGGAATACATCTTTTGTATCACAATCATAATTGTGAACTACAAAAGGTAACCCCCGAAAAAACAGCTTATGACATTATAACCAGAAAAACAAATTCTGAATATGTCAACTTTGAGTTTGATAGCTACTGGATGACAGATGGTGGTGCTAATGTTCCAGCTTTGATGGAACAACTGGGTAGTAGAATAAAATTATGGCATATTAATGACCGTGGTTGCAGTAAATCAGGTCCTTATATGACACCAATACTAGAAGAAAATGCAACTGAATTGGGGCACGGAAATATCGATCTTGATACACTTTCAGCAATTGCTATAAAAAATGGAGTCGAAGGTGTTGTATTAGAAACTCATAAAAATTGGGTGGATAATGATCCAATTAAGAGCATCCAGGTTAGTGCAGAATATATGAAGAA